The following proteins are co-located in the Haloarcula rubripromontorii genome:
- the nasA gene encoding assimilatory nitrate reductase NasA, whose product MSYWKPTTCMRCAVGCGQQQLGVDEGYGIDTVRGNRNHPVSEGLACERGIRETQNPDGEWLTEPLVRRGDTLKPASWSTALGIVASEFIQTIAEDPNRIAVLGSGQQTNEAAYALGKLARAGIGTEHFDANTTLCMSSAVKAYYDAFGSDAPPCTYDDIPMAETHVVWGANPAAAHPVLYRWLIDSASEPDSRLVVVDPVRSETAADADQYVRLEAGTDVELARAVLARLVETDRVDREFVEDHTDGYDELVESLPAVERAADTAGVSVEAVDALADAFEDRTLVYWGMGVNQSTNGTDAARSLINLCLASGNMGPGSGPFSLTGQANSMGARVVSSKETWPGHRPFDDDDHRAAVADHWDVPLGRLPDSPGPGPVGIVDEINRGHIDAVWTVATNPVVGMPDATNVRRSLDDVFLVVQDAFRSETVEYADVVLPAATWGESEGTTMNMERRVSKVTAVTDTVDTVWRDLDIIAAIGNRIDETLFDGPPVDPETVFEEFAALTEGTPADCSGITYDRLDRELAVRWPAPDADSEGGYRYYEPDADDKTWSFPTDTGRAQFTTATYQGLPEPTDATYPLTLTTGRRPGAYNTDARTEGADDGVPTARIHPETAGQYVQLFDRGRTVVESRRGSVTVDLAPDDAVPQGTIWMDIHNTAVNELTLPAVDPDSNEPNYKQCAVRLATPDTSSTVTRNGLPRSGTLGGD is encoded by the coding sequence ATGAGCTACTGGAAGCCAACCACCTGCATGCGCTGTGCCGTCGGCTGTGGCCAGCAACAGCTCGGCGTCGACGAGGGGTACGGTATCGACACGGTTCGCGGGAACCGGAACCACCCCGTCTCGGAGGGGCTCGCCTGCGAGCGGGGCATCAGAGAGACGCAGAACCCGGACGGCGAGTGGCTCACGGAGCCGCTGGTCCGTCGCGGGGACACGCTCAAACCCGCCTCCTGGTCGACGGCGCTGGGCATCGTCGCCTCCGAGTTCATCCAGACGATTGCGGAGGACCCGAACAGAATCGCCGTCCTGGGAAGCGGCCAGCAGACGAACGAGGCCGCCTACGCGCTGGGGAAACTCGCCCGCGCCGGCATCGGGACCGAACACTTCGACGCCAACACGACGCTGTGTATGTCCTCGGCTGTGAAAGCGTACTACGACGCCTTCGGCAGCGACGCGCCGCCGTGTACCTACGACGACATCCCGATGGCCGAAACCCACGTCGTCTGGGGGGCGAACCCGGCCGCGGCACACCCCGTCCTCTATCGCTGGCTCATCGACAGCGCGAGCGAGCCGGACAGCCGCCTCGTCGTCGTCGACCCGGTGCGGAGCGAGACCGCCGCCGACGCCGACCAGTACGTCCGGCTCGAGGCCGGGACGGACGTGGAACTGGCGCGCGCGGTCCTCGCGCGGCTGGTCGAGACCGACCGGGTCGACCGCGAGTTCGTCGAGGACCACACCGACGGCTACGACGAACTCGTCGAGTCGCTCCCGGCGGTCGAGCGCGCCGCGGACACCGCCGGCGTCTCCGTCGAGGCCGTCGACGCGCTGGCCGACGCCTTCGAGGACCGGACGCTCGTCTACTGGGGGATGGGCGTCAACCAGAGCACGAACGGCACCGACGCCGCGCGGTCGCTCATCAACCTGTGCCTGGCCTCGGGGAACATGGGACCCGGCAGCGGCCCGTTCTCGCTGACCGGCCAGGCCAACTCGATGGGTGCGCGCGTCGTCTCCTCGAAGGAGACGTGGCCCGGTCACCGGCCGTTCGACGACGACGACCACCGGGCGGCGGTCGCCGACCACTGGGACGTACCGCTGGGCCGGCTCCCCGACTCGCCCGGGCCGGGGCCGGTCGGCATCGTCGACGAGATCAACCGCGGCCACATCGACGCCGTCTGGACGGTCGCGACGAACCCCGTCGTCGGGATGCCCGACGCCACGAACGTCAGGCGGTCGCTGGACGACGTCTTCCTCGTCGTCCAGGACGCGTTCCGGTCGGAGACCGTCGAGTACGCCGACGTGGTGTTGCCGGCGGCGACCTGGGGCGAGAGCGAGGGCACGACGATGAACATGGAGCGGCGCGTCTCGAAGGTCACGGCCGTGACCGACACGGTCGACACCGTGTGGCGGGACCTCGATATCATCGCCGCCATCGGCAACCGCATCGACGAGACGCTCTTCGACGGCCCGCCGGTCGACCCGGAGACCGTCTTCGAGGAGTTCGCGGCGCTGACCGAGGGCACCCCGGCCGACTGCTCGGGTATCACGTACGACCGCCTCGACAGGGAACTGGCCGTCCGGTGGCCCGCGCCAGACGCCGACAGCGAAGGTGGGTATCGGTACTACGAGCCCGACGCCGACGACAAGACGTGGTCGTTCCCGACCGACACCGGCCGGGCACAGTTCACGACCGCGACGTACCAGGGGCTCCCAGAGCCGACGGACGCGACCTATCCGCTGACGCTGACGACCGGGCGGCGGCCCGGGGCGTACAACACGGACGCCAGGACGGAGGGCGCGGACGACGGCGTCCCGACGGCCCGCATCCACCCCGAGACGGCCGGCCAGTACGTCCAGCTGTTCGACCGCGGCCGGACCGTCGTCGAGTCGCGGCGAGGCAGCGTCACCGTCGACCTCGCGCCGGACGACGCCGTCCCGCAGGGGACCATCTGGATGGACATCCACAACACCGCGGTCAACGAGCTGACGCTCCCGGCCGTCGACCCCGATTCGAACGAACCCAACTACAAGCAGTGCGCCGTCCGTCTGGCGACGCCCGACACCTCCTCGACGGTGACCCGAAACGGGCTCCCGCGGAGCGGGACGCTCGGGGGCGACTGA
- a CDS encoding MFS transporter: MGLIRMTKHRTLLLATIGFNFSFLIWFSFAPFTGPIADEFGLTTAEIGILASSAIWMAPFGRMVTGWLSDKFGAPAIFAIVLAYVGVFSMASAFVQDYSLFFVTRLIVATAGITFVIGIQHVAEWFEEENLGLAEGIYAGVGNAGAAGGALVLPRVFNTGWSGPLFSTNWRAAFFYTGVVSIGLAVAYYTLGEAAKSEEKRQATKDNASFKDWVHTATRYGTVVLALAYVMSFGLELSMNGWLATYYREAFNQDNLVVASTFAATFSVAAGLLRPIGGYLSDVLARKEKDILPFFKGHYREQWTFVTLCFIVVTMFAMTLAGLSGVLMNAVVIGFLVGTACAFAEGSIFAMVPSMFPNSSGAVAGVVGGVGTVGGIVYPLVYSAPWLANLHLGYSIVAASMIPIVLLAAWVFQPEIARVANTAGFVGESGGTETVPSGDD, encoded by the coding sequence ATGGGTCTGATTCGGATGACGAAACACCGGACGTTGCTGCTGGCGACGATTGGCTTCAACTTCTCGTTTCTCATCTGGTTCTCGTTCGCGCCGTTTACGGGGCCAATCGCCGACGAGTTCGGCCTCACGACGGCCGAAATCGGCATCCTCGCCAGCTCGGCCATCTGGATGGCTCCATTCGGCCGGATGGTGACCGGCTGGCTCTCCGACAAGTTCGGCGCGCCGGCCATCTTCGCCATCGTGTTGGCCTACGTCGGCGTGTTCTCGATGGCGAGTGCGTTCGTCCAGGACTACTCCCTGTTTTTCGTGACGCGGCTCATCGTCGCGACGGCCGGCATCACGTTCGTCATCGGCATCCAGCACGTCGCTGAGTGGTTCGAAGAGGAGAACCTCGGCCTGGCCGAGGGCATCTACGCCGGCGTCGGGAACGCCGGCGCGGCGGGCGGGGCGCTCGTCCTCCCGCGCGTGTTCAACACCGGGTGGAGCGGGCCGCTGTTTAGCACCAACTGGCGGGCCGCCTTCTTCTACACCGGCGTCGTCTCTATCGGCCTCGCCGTGGCGTACTACACGCTCGGCGAGGCGGCAAAGAGCGAGGAGAAGCGCCAGGCGACGAAGGACAACGCGAGCTTCAAGGACTGGGTCCACACGGCGACCCGCTACGGGACCGTCGTCCTCGCGCTGGCGTACGTGATGTCCTTCGGCCTCGAACTCTCGATGAACGGCTGGCTCGCCACCTACTACCGCGAGGCGTTCAACCAGGACAACCTCGTCGTCGCGAGCACGTTCGCCGCGACGTTCTCCGTCGCCGCCGGCCTCCTGCGTCCCATCGGCGGCTACCTCAGCGACGTGCTCGCGCGGAAGGAGAAGGACATCCTGCCGTTCTTCAAAGGCCACTACCGCGAGCAGTGGACGTTCGTCACGCTGTGTTTCATCGTCGTGACGATGTTTGCGATGACGCTCGCGGGGCTCTCGGGCGTGCTGATGAACGCCGTCGTCATCGGCTTCCTCGTCGGCACGGCCTGTGCCTTCGCCGAGGGCTCCATCTTCGCGATGGTCCCCTCGATGTTCCCCAACAGCTCCGGCGCGGTCGCGGGCGTCGTCGGCGGCGTCGGCACCGTCGGCGGCATCGTCTACCCGCTCGTCTACTCCGCCCCGTGGCTGGCGAACCTCCACCTCGGCTACTCCATCGTCGCGGCCTCGATGATTCCCATCGTGTTGCTCGCCGCGTGGGTGTTCCAGCCGGAAATCGCACGCGTCGCCAACACCGCCGGCTTCGTCGGCGAGTCGGGCGGGACGGAGACGGTTCCGTCCGGGGACGACTGA